A region from the Catellatospora sp. TT07R-123 genome encodes:
- a CDS encoding PH domain-containing protein, with product MTSTDTPDEANPRRSLWARLAVTVSLGAVLGALAGIATGDGALDHAAAGAVTGLLVGVVRHREAKRARRYRASFDPADRTLRPGALAAATAPIAARRHRPPLYLRWLAVGVAAAFVAMAVVASTASDATLRTALILWTFSAVAVGFVWGVLVPYTEVGADGLVVRTAARRHTVAWGELTEVRWEREPWRDALLICTADGRRLRPPGIGAAPDGQGEQRLLRLRSDIELAWSAAVQRSAQLRRLWHAVQQVMASR from the coding sequence GTGACCTCCACCGACACCCCCGACGAGGCGAACCCCCGGCGCAGCCTGTGGGCGAGGCTCGCCGTCACCGTGTCGCTGGGCGCGGTCCTGGGCGCACTCGCCGGGATCGCCACCGGTGACGGAGCCCTCGATCACGCGGCCGCCGGAGCCGTCACGGGGCTGCTCGTCGGCGTGGTGCGGCACCGGGAGGCGAAGCGGGCCCGGCGCTACCGGGCGTCGTTCGACCCGGCCGACCGGACCCTGCGACCGGGCGCCCTTGCGGCCGCGACCGCGCCGATCGCCGCACGCCGCCACCGGCCGCCGCTGTATCTGCGCTGGCTCGCCGTCGGGGTTGCCGCCGCGTTCGTCGCGATGGCGGTCGTGGCTTCCACCGCGTCCGACGCGACGCTGCGTACCGCGCTCATACTGTGGACGTTCAGCGCCGTGGCGGTGGGATTCGTCTGGGGCGTGCTCGTGCCGTACACCGAGGTCGGCGCCGACGGGCTGGTCGTCCGTACGGCGGCGCGGCGGCACACGGTCGCGTGGGGCGAGCTGACCGAGGTCCGCTGGGAGCGTGAGCCGTGGCGCGACGCGCTGCTGATCTGCACGGCGGACGGCAGGCGGCTGCGGCCTCCGGGCATCGGGGCGGCGCCCGACGGCCAGGGCGAGCAGCGGTTGCTGCGGCTGCGCTCCGACATCGAGCTGGCCTGGTCGGCCGCCGTCCAGCGATCGGCGCAGCTCCGCAGGCTCTGGCACGCCGTCCAGCAGGTCATGGCGTCGCGCTGA
- a CDS encoding VOC family protein, producing MDFRVSHCFILVDDHEKALGFYRDALGCAVRNDVRFEGMRWVTVVPPGQPELEITIETVDSYPGTSPEDKQKLSELLAKGLLRGLIFMTEDVDAAFERIRATGAEVVQEPMDQAYGVRDCAFRDPAGNMIRINQPAKYPPGRG from the coding sequence ATGGACTTCCGGGTTTCGCACTGCTTCATCCTGGTCGACGACCATGAGAAGGCGCTGGGCTTCTACCGCGACGCGCTCGGCTGCGCGGTGCGCAACGACGTGCGGTTCGAGGGTATGCGCTGGGTGACGGTCGTGCCGCCGGGGCAGCCCGAGCTGGAGATCACGATCGAGACCGTCGACTCGTACCCGGGCACCTCGCCCGAGGACAAGCAGAAGCTGTCCGAGCTGCTGGCCAAGGGCCTGCTGCGTGGGCTGATCTTCATGACCGAGGACGTCGACGCCGCGTTCGAGCGCATCCGCGCGACCGGCGCCGAGGTGGTCCAGGAGCCGATGGACCAGGCGTACGGCGTGCGCGACTGCGCCTTCCGGGATCCGGCCGGGAACATGATCCGCATCAACCAGCCCGCGAAGTACCCGCCGGGCCGCGGCTGA